Proteins from a genomic interval of Medicago truncatula cultivar Jemalong A17 chromosome 3, MtrunA17r5.0-ANR, whole genome shotgun sequence:
- the LOC25490473 gene encoding dnaJ homolog subfamily B member 1: MPSMEYYKVLNVDQDATEQELIIALKKFAFAYHPDRNRGNEEEAERKFKFGYNAYEVLIDPEKRRIYDEYGEEGLQFGWTPPRRQNHSSSNSSPSSAPSSRQSKSTNSSSSSSSSSSSSRQSYGNYTPAPTSSLHHSYGNIFSFRRSYANNPSFYKSNTQYEYGRTSTGEPTKKKDAPIYRKLRCSLGQLYTGAVKRMKITRNLIVKGTSKIREEIVFVTIKIKPGWKVGTKVTYPEMGNEKSDMIPVDVIFVIAEKPHTLYTRNGDDLLIQQKITYVEALRGTVLKIPTLDGRSLSVTLPRRVTLGYEHKVPGEGMPLTKVPGRKGTLKITITDIKYF, translated from the exons ATGCCGTCAATGGAATACTACAAGGTATTAAATGTGGATCAAGATGCAACCGAACAAGAGTTGATAATTGCCTTAAAAAAATTTGCTTTTGCTTATCACCCAGATAGAAACCGTGGAAATGAAGAAGAAGCCGAAAGAAAATTCAAGTTTGGTTACAATGCTTATGAAGTTTTAATAGATCCCGAGAAGCGTAGGATCTATGACGAATATGGCGAGGAAGGGCTTCAATTTGGTTGGACCCCTCCACGGCGTCAGAACCATTCATCATCTAACTCATCTCCATCGTCTGCTCCTTCTTCTCGTCAGTCAAAAAGCACCAATTCATCATCTTCGTCTTCATCGTCCTCCTCTTCTTCTCGTCAGTCGTATGGCAACTACACACCTGCTCCTACCTCTTCTTTGCATCATTCGTATGGTAACATATTTTCCTTTCGTCGATCATACGCAAACAATCCATCTTTCTATAAGTCTAATACTCAGTATGAGTACGGAAGGACATCGACTGGTGAACCGACGAAAAAGAAGGATGCTCCTATTTATAGAAAGTTGCGTTGCAGCCTGGGGCAACTTTATACTGGGGCTGTTAAGAGGATGAAGATTACCAGAAACTTAATTGTAAAAGG GACTAGTAAGATCAGGGAGGAAATTGTGTTTGTtactattaaaataaaaccTGGCTGGAAAGTTGGGACAAAGGTTACCTACCCAGAGATGGGTAATGAGAAGTCTGACATGATTCCAGTAGACGTTATATTTGTGATTGCCGAGAAACCACACACTCTATATACTAGGAATGGAGATGATCTTTTGATTCAACAAAAGATAACTTATGTGGAGGCTCTTAGAGGTACAGTATTGAAAATTCCAACATTGGATGGAAGGAGTCTTTCAGTCACATTGCCAAGGAGAGTCACTCTTGGCTATGAGCACAAAGTCCCCGGCGAAGGAATGCCCTTAACCAAGGTACCAGGGAGGAAGGGCACTTTAAAAATTACGATTACTGACATCAAGTATTTTTGA
- the LOC25490472 gene encoding 4-diphosphocytidyl-2-C-methyl-D-erythritol kinase, chloroplastic/chromoplastic, which yields MASSQFLCSNNSIPTFRTIHLPQFRPNGSSNFHSKLHFHRPQFVKVKAMVSDSSKKQLEIVYDHDERINKLADQIDKEAPISRLTLFSPCKINVFLRITNKREDGYHDLASLFHVISLGDILKFSLSPSNTKDALSTNVSGVPLDDRNLIIKALNLYRKKTGTEKFFWIHLDKRVPTGAGLGGGSSNAATALWAANQFSGCPATEKELQEWSSEIGSDVPFFFSHGAAYCTGRGEIVQNVPPLVSSDIPMVLIKPQQACSTAEVYKRLRLDQTSNVDPSILLERISTSGISQDVCINDLEPPAFEVLPSLKRLKQRITAAGRGEYDAVFMSGSGSTIVGIGSPDPPQFIYDDEEYRDVFLSDANFLTREENEWYKEPASTPTSESFISESV from the exons ATGGcttcttctcaatttctttGCAGCAACAACTCCATCCCCACTTTCAGAACCATCCATTTACCTCAATTCAGACCAAATGGGTCTTCCAATTTTCATTCAAAGCTTCACTTTCATAGACCTCAGTTTGTCAAAGTCAAAGCCATGGTTTCTGACTCTTCCAAAAAACAACTAGAG ATTGTGTATGACCATGATGAAAGGATAAACAAGTTAGCTGATCAAATTGATAAGGAGGCTCCCATTTCAAGGCTTACTTTGTTCTCTCCTTGCAAG ATAAATGTTTTCCTGAGAATAACCAACAAGAGGGAAGACGGGTATCATGATTTGGCATCCCTGTTTCAT GTGATAAGTCTAGGTGACATCCTTAAGTTCTCTTTATCACCTTCAAATACCAAGGATGCCTTGTCCACCAATGTGTCTGGGGTGCCCCTTGATGATAGAAATTTG ATTATTAAGGCGCTTAATCTTTACAGGAAGAAGACGGGCACTGAGAAGTTCTTTTGG ATTCATTTGGATAAAAGGGTTCCAACTGGGGCAGGGCTTGGTGGTGGAAGTAGCAATGCTGCAACTGCATTATGGGCAGCAAATCAATTCAGTGGTTGTCCTGCCACGGAGAAAGAACTCCAGGAATGGTCAAGTGAGATTGGATCCGATGTtcccttctttttctctcatggTGCAGCCTATTGCACTGGTCGAGGCGAG ATTGTTCAGAATGTTCCCCCGCTAGTATCTTCGGATATTCCAATGGTGCTCATAAAACCTCAACAGGCTTGTTCAACTGCGGAAGTCTACAAG CGTCTACGGTTGGACCAGACTAGTAATGTTGACCCTTCAATATTGCTGGAGAGGATTTCAACGAGTGGTATATCTCAAGATGTTTGCATTAATGATTTAG AACCTCCGGCGTTTGAAGTTCTCCCTTCTCTCAAACGACTGAAACAGCGAATTACAGCAGCTGGTCGTGGAGAATATGATGCTGTCTTTATGTCAGGAAg CGGAAGCACAATTGTTGGAATTGGTTCACCTGATCCTCCACAATTCATTTACGATGATGAGGAATACCGAGACGTATTCTTGTCAG ATGCCAATTTTCTCACTAGAGAGGAAAATGAGTGGTACAAAGAACCTGCTTCAACTCCTACATCTGAGTCATTTATTTCTGAATCTGTTTAA